The following proteins are encoded in a genomic region of Cryptomeria japonica chromosome 11, Sugi_1.0, whole genome shotgun sequence:
- the LOC131860278 gene encoding LRR receptor-like serine/threonine-protein kinase RGI5, with protein MDLQGVISPALGNLTALVELYLSFNQLHGSIPDELGKLTGLKFLLFPQNYFTGTIPPSLKNLSILMHLDLSENNLHGPIPPEIGMLIQIRCLYLYDNQFSGNIPSSIGNLSQLVVLQLLRNGLTGPIPPEIGTLTQLQELKLFQNPLSGSIPSEIGNLTQLQQLNLN; from the coding sequence ATGGATCTACAGGGCGTCATTTCTCCCGCGCTTGGGAATCTCACGGCTCTGGTTGAACTGTATCTCTCCTTTAACCAACTGCATGGAAGTATTCCTGATGAGCTAGGCAAGTTGACAGGGTTGAagtttcttttgtttcctcaaaacTACTTCACAGGTACAATTCCACCCTCTCTCAAAAATCTCTCTATCCTAATGCACTTGGACTTGTCGGAAAATAATCTCCATGGACCTATTCCTCCTGAAATAGGCATGCTCATCCAAATACGTTGTCTCTACCTTTATGACAATCAGTTCTCGGGCAATATTCCTTCCTCAATAGGAAACTTGTCACAGCTGGTTGTTTTGCAATTGCTAAGAAACGGTCTCACAGGTCCTATCCCTCCTGAAATAGGGACTCTCACCCAACTACAAGAGCTCAAGCTCTTTCAAAATCCATTGTCAGGTTCTATTCCCTCTGAAATAGGGAATCTCACCCAACTACAGCAGCTCAATCTCAACTGA
- the LOC131037450 gene encoding putative receptor-like protein kinase At3g47110, translated as MELLDLRKIQLSGTVPTELGNLVLVKKIILEHNQLVSSSNIPLPFLIALTNCSQLEFIKMSYNHLSGVLPRSIGHLSSKLSILDFGNNQLRGTIPTSLTNMKVLRYFNACFNNLTGEDPKRNLPEHACPNQGKKLKSPLTKTMLSAAGVIAFLLCISIFGILCSRRYSSTQFDLPDFMFGRLRYPRLTYQELVNATNGFNETNLLGVGSFGSVFKGILRDVCYKWELGKLLYPESNEEDGCEVNIDECLNIAIYVAHGMEYLHHDCPIQVIHCDLKPSNVLLDANMTALVADFGISRLAGPTNLIDSLSTSIAMRGFIGYIAPGKEQDLVSTVTSSIAEYGLGMNTSTSYKRRCL; from the exons ATGGAACTCCTTGATTTAAGGAAAATTCAACTCAGTGGAACTGTGCCCACCGAGTTGGGCAATTTGGTCCTGGTTAAGAAAATTATATTAGAGCACAATCAGCTTGTTAGTAGCAGCAATATCCCTTTGCCTTTTCTCATTGCTCTCACAAATTGTTCCCAGCTAGAATTTATAAAAATGTCGTACAATCATTTGAGCGGTGTTTTACCTCGATCCATAGGCCACCTTTCTTCAAAGCTCTCCATCTTAGATTTTGGGAACAACCAGTTAAGGG GTACAATACCTACATCTCTTACAAATATGAAAGTGCTCCGCTACTTCAATGCTTGTTTCAACAATTTGACAGGTGAAGATCCAAAA AGAAATTTACCAGAGCACGCATGTCCAAATCAGGGTAAGAAATTGAAGTCACCACTTACAAAAACAATGTTATCAGCTGCTGGAGTGATTGCATTTTTACTGTGTATTTCAATCTTTGGAATATTGTGCTCTCGGAGATATTCATCAACTCAATTTGATCTTCCAGATTTCATGTTTGGAAGACTGAGATATCCAAGGTTAACATATCAAGAATTGGTCAATGCTACAAACGGATTTAATGAGACAAATTTGCTTGGTGTAGGTAGCTTTGGCTCAGTTTTTAAAGGAATTTTAAGAGATG TTTGCTACAAATGGGAGCTTGGAAAGCTTTTGTATCCTGAAAGTAATGAGGAGGATGGTTGTGAGGTCAATATTGATGAATGTTTGAACATTGCTATTTATGTGGCCCATGGCATGGAATATCTACATCACGATTGTCCTATCCAAGTTATTCACTGTGATTTGAAACCTAGCAATGTGCTCCTAGATGCAAATATGACAGCCCTTGTAGCAGATTTTGGTATCTCGAGATTGGCTGGTCCTACAAACTTAATTGATTCCTTAAGCACATCAATTGCCATGAGAGGATTTATTGGCTACATAGCTCCTGGTAAG GAACAAGATTTGGTATCAACTGTAACTTCTTCAATTGCAGAGTATGGATTGGGCATGAACACTTCTACATCATACAAAAGGAGATGTTTATAG